GTTTTAAAATCTGGCCGTCTTTTGTGCCGGGTTTTATTTTCAGCTTAATCGTCTGGTCATTAATTTTGAACAGCCTGGTTGTGCCGTGATACGCTTCTTCCAGAGAAATTTCAAGCTCGGCATGCACATCCTGACCCGGCATTGCATAGGATTGGGCATAGTCCGACCCGAATGGAGAGCGCTTTCTGCCGCCAAAAAAGGCGCCGAAAATGTCATCCCCAAAGCCGCCTCCAAAGGCGTCGCCAAAGATGTCGCCAAAGGCAAATTCATAATGGCCATTATTATCCGAGCCAGCAAAGTTGTAGTGCTGCTGTTGCTGATACTGCTGGTACTTTTCGTACTGCTGGCGCGTCTTCTCATCCATTTGTTCAAATTGTTTCCAGTTTTCTCCATAGCGATCGTACAATTTTCGTTTCTCGGGGTCTGTTAAAACAGAATGGGCCTCATTGATCTGTTTAAACATCTCCTCCGCCTGCTTATCGCCAGGATTTTTATCCGGATGATATTTTGCCGCCAGCTTTCGATAGGCTTTTTTAATCTCTTCGGCGCTGGCCGTCTTGCTCACTCCTAATATTTCGTAGTAATCTTTTTTCATTTCCAATTCACCTCCTTACTTTTTTTCTCTCCTAGAGTTCTGCAAAATGCACATACATGTCATTTCGAATTCCGATTTATCGGGATGAGAAATCTTCTAACTTCAACAAAAACAAAAGATTTCTCGTCGCTCCGCTCCTCGAAATGACACTAAAATTTACATTTTGCAGAACTCTATTTTTCTCTCCTGCAAATATGCAAAAGGCCGACTGAGCTGCCGGCCTTTTGCTTAATGAGGAGGAGTATGTGCGTTTTTAATTATTTGGTTTTAACCTCAATCTTTTTGGCCTTCCGTTCCGATTCCGGTTTTTTCGGTAAGCGCACTTTTAGCACGCCGCGTTTGAATTCGGCTTCCACCTTATCCGGATCAATCTCTGCCGGTAGAGGAATATCGCGATGGAAACTGCCGTAAGAGCATTCACGACGATAGAAGTTACCTTCTTTTTCCTCTTTTTCTTCTCTCTTTTCGCCGCGCAAAGTCAACACGTCGTCAGAAATGTTGATTTCAATATCCTCGGCATCCATGCCCGGCAGCTCTGCCGTAACGATGATCTCTTTGTCCTTTTCCTTTACATCCACGCTGGGGACAAAAGAACCGCTCACATCGCCGAAAAAGCGATCCGAAGTAATTTCGTTAAAAAAGTTGTCAAAGATGCGGTTTATCTCTTTTTGCAAGCTGTAAAATGGGCTAATCCATTCTTCGCGACGCACAGGCACATTCTTTTTCAGAAAATTGCCCTGAATCAGATCACGAATTGCCATAACTCCTCACCTCCTTTCACTGCAGGTTATTTAACCTTAACCTGAACTTTTTTAGCTTTCACCGGTTCAGCCTTCGGCAAGGTCACGGTCAGAACACCATTGTGATATTCTGCTTCAATCTTGTCCACGTCGATGTATTCGTTTACCGTAAAAGAACGTTCGTAATCGCCCAGATCGTATTCGTTGTAAACCAGTTCGTAACCTTCGGGAATATCGTAGTTTACCTGACCACGCAAGGTCAGCACATCATTGTCCAGCGTTACATCAATGGTCTTCTCATCCACGCCCGGCATTTCGGCTACCAGAATAATGGCCTCGTTGGTTTCATAAATATCCACTGCCGGGGCGAACACTTTGCGATCACGGGTTCTTTCAACTTTTTCTAATTTATCGCTTTCACGTTTTTGCAGTGTTTTTTTGTCTGCCATAGTCCTCACCTCCTTTCATTAATTATTTGCTTTTTACCTGAATTTTGCGCGGTTTGTCGGCTTCAGCGCGCGGTAAAACGATGGTCAGAACGCCTTTTTCAAAATTGGCTTCTACTTTGTCGTTTTCTACCGCATAAGGCAACGAGATGGTGCGCTGAAAGCTATCCACATCGATTTCCTTACGATGGAAGGTAACATCCTTTTCAGGTTCAGGCAGTTTACGTTCTCCCTTGATGTGTAATTCGTCATTCAGCACGGTAATCTCCAGTTTATCCGGATCGAAACCGGGTAATTCGGCCGTAACAATCGCCTGGTCGTCTTTAACCCACATGTTGATGGCCGGATAGCGACGAACGGCAACACGGCTGAATGTATCACGGAACAGACGGTTCATCTCGTCATGAATGCGATCCAATTCGCGCCATGGATCTACCTGCCACATTCTTGCTAAGGTCATGGTTCATCCCTCCTTTCTTGATTGTTTTCGTTTTCGCCTTTTAACAATACAAACCTCGTGCCACAACCGTTAATTTCTGTATTATCAACAAGTTCTAAGTTTTTTTAAAATATTAGAGCTAATTGAGCGCTTGACAATATGACAGCGATTTTGCAAAAATTAAAGAAAGGTGTGAAAATATGACAAGTCGGAGACGGGGGGGAATAATGTAAGAGTTTAAGAGTTTATGGGTTTAGAAGTTTAGGATACTTCCTTCAAAAAATGTAATGTCTTAGCGTGCGAAATTTTTTGTGCTGCTGTATTGGTTGAATAGTTAATTAGTTGAATGGTTGAATAGAAATTTATAAATGCGCAAATATTGAACATCATTGGAGAAAAATTTCCAACGAACAGTTCTTCCTACTCTCCCAGACTCTTTTTCTTGGAAAGGGGGTGAGGGAAAGAAAAACTTTATAAAAATACATTGTCTTTGACTTCTGGGACAGCCCCAGAGAGCAGGGGGGCAATTGAAACTATTTTTAACTTAAAACATTCTTTGTGCCTTTTGTGAATTTTCTGTGCGCTCTGTGGTTGTTTAAATTCCTGCGGGAATGTTTTTGTTTGCTGGTATGCTTTACTACAATTAAAAATTATCACACGAAGTGGGAGGCTGTGCCCGAATTACGGATTACGAATAGTAGAGTGCCGGTTTGCTTAGCTTGCGTCTTAAATGTTAAATAATTTTCAGCGATTATTGGCGTAATCTGCGAGAAAATTACTTTGCGCACGTTGCGGTTGATTTTGGTTGCGGCTACGCTGCCTTAGGGGTAATTTTTGAACCTTGATTAGTCGGATTGTTGGATTGCCTTGATTCAGTGCTGTGCGCCATAAAAAACTTACACACAATTGTAAAAAGAAATTTTCAAAGTAAAAACGTTAACTCTTGTTAATCCTGTAATCACGAAAATCATGGTTCAAAAGGGCGGTTTGAGATCAGCCGACTGTTTAGCTGTGGAGCTGCTAATCATGCCTGCCCGGGTAGAGTGGGCGCCGCTTTAAAAGCTTAATCGCCATTAAAAGAAAAAATCATCATCAAAGAATCGGCGCAACAGGTAACGACGCAGCCTTTCAAAATATCGTAGTTCTTCCTCCAGAATCGAATCAAAATTCCCGGCCCCTGTCTCCTTTCTGGGAATAAGTGGTTCTGGCCTGCCTCGCCATGTACTCTTCATACTCTTTTTACCGGATTTATCGTAACCTACCACGTTCACTTTTATTGTTTCCCCTAAGTTTTCATTGTAGGTTTTACGCTTTTGCGGATCGATTAACGTATGGTATGCTTCATTGATCTCCTTAATCTGTTCATCTTCTTCACAGCGCCCGGTCTTATCAGGGTGGTGTCTCTTTACCAGGTCGCGGTATGCCGATTTTATTTCCCGCGTTGTTGCCGTTCTTTTTACGCCCAGTATTTTGTAATAGTCCTTCATTTTTAATCCCGCGATTCTTCCCATTCCTTTTATTAATATAGATATGAGCCATTCCCCTTAAAGTTACATTAAATCGGCCCTTTCATACCTTAAGAAAACTTTTCTCTTAAAACACAAAATAAAAAATACCTAAAAAATTTTCCTGCCAAAAGACTGCCGCGCTTTTATTTAGCAAAATTTTTATTCTGCCTACAGAATACTGCATGCCTAATAGGTGTCCGGCATAGAGGTATTATTCGGAGTTGAAATTTTATTAACGTTAACTTATTTCCCTACCGCTTTACCCATTCCCAATTTGGTTGCCCTGTGGGCCTGCCCTGGTGGCGTGTTTTTTAGAATAATTCCTTCGTAGCATCTAGTCCCGCCCTTTCGGGATTCGAAAATTTTTGTGCCGCAGAAATGGTTGATTAGTTGATTAGTTGAATGGTTGAATGGCAACTGTCCACGTTCAGCGTTAATCTCTCCCAGACTATTATTCTGGAAGAAGGGGGGGGGCGGGGAGTGAGGGCTATTGTAAAATTTTTCCTATTTTTTTATAAACATTCATTTAATATCGCTTTTAGGACAGCCCCGGGAGCAATTGGATTTGCTTAACTTTTCTCTCAAAATAATTTGTTTAATCTTTTTCTGCGATTATTTTCGTAATCTGCGAGAAAATTACTTTGCGCACGTTACGGTTGATTTTGGTTGCGGCTAGGCTGCCTTAGTTGATTAAATCAAAGATTTTCTTTTAGTGAAATTAATTGTTCCCTGTACCTGCGCCATTTTTCTTCTAATTGGAAATTACGCCTGCCGCGCTTCTGGTAACCGGAAATTAAAACCTGCAGCTTTTTTAAAACCTCCTCCAGAGCGGCCTGCCGCAAATCTGGCGGCAGGTTGTTTTCTTTTAAATGTTTTTCGATAGCCAATACACGATAGTAGTCCATACCCCAATATTTTCTGGACAATTGATCTTCGTGTCCGCCATACTTTACGATGCCCGGCCTGGAATCGAGCCCAATCGGGAACAGGCGCGCCACACGCAACCACAAATCGTAATCTTCGCAAACAGGAAAATTCTCGTCAAACAAACCGACCTTTTTAAAAACGGATTGATGAATGACCACCGCCGACGGTGAAACAATGCACAGCGGAAGGGACTGCCTGAAGATCCAACCACCGTATTTTTGATGCTTCTTTTTGGGATTCACCCGCTTGCCATGCCGAATCCAGATTTCCTGTGATTGAAAAATCAAATATTGGGGATGGCTCTCATGGAATTCGCGGGCCATGGCCAGCTTTTCAGGCAGCCACTCATCATCGCTATCCAGCAGGGCAATCCACTCTCCCCGGGCCAGCCGAATACCGGTGTTGCGCGCAGCCGATACCCCTTTGTGCGGCTGATTAACGACGGTGATCCGCGTGCCAAACTTCTCCAGAATGCGGGGCGTTTCATCGGTTGAGCCATCGTTAATCACCAGAATTTCATGGGCGGCTTCCGTTTGCGCCAGCACCGATTCGATGGCGCGCTTCACCATTTGTGGTCGGTTGTAAACCGGAATGATTACGGATATTTTCATTTTTCAATTTGTAAAATGGATTTTAGTGTTTCGAATAAAATTAGACTCACGCTTTTAAAATTCTTTTTAAACTGCATATTGGCCGCGCTATCGGCCAGGTCGCTTACGCCTTTAAGCGCAAAGCACTCGATGTGCCGCTCATGGCAAAGCGCTGCCAGGTAAAAACTTTCCATATCCACCAGGTCGGTTTTAAACTGTTCCCGAAATTTGTTTTTTTCTCCACCGTCGGTCAGGGCTTTGGCAACCGTTAACAAACTGGCCCGCGCAAGGCGCCCAAAAGTCTCCGGTACGGGGAGCGCCAGTGTTTGTGAACTGCCGGCATGAATAATTTTTTCAATCGCAAAAACCTGGCCAATGCTGACTTGCGCATTTAGTGCGCCGGCAAAGCCCATCAATACAACCTGCGACGGCCGATACCGTTCAAGATACGCTTTAAAAGATTGAACGGCGCGCTGTTCCCCGACTCCCACACGCAAAAGATCAAAATGCCTGTAGCGCCGCAGCGATCCTGCCCCGCAGGGCAAGGCTTCAACCCGCGGCATGGCATGGATGATCGGTTCTGTTTCTGCGCGTAACGCGCTGACAATGGTTAACATGTAAAGAAATTAGGCTGGCTAAAGGTGGAATGCAATAGAAGAACAAAAAAGTGAGTAAATCTTTATTTAAATATATGGGGTCAAAAGATTTCTCTCTTCGTTCGAAATGACAAATCACGCTTTAATGACAAATTAACCTTTTTAGAGAGAATTCATTGATAAAACATCTGTAAAATTCCCTGTAAAATGGGGCGGCCTTTCCTGGCCACTATTTCCTTCATCTGCTTTAAAATATCTCTGGCCACATCATACGCCATGTAAACAAAAGGAATGGCCATCAGCACAAAAATCAGGGTCGAAAAGAATGTTTTCATCACGATCCTCCATATATTTTTAAATGCAAGACTTCTGCAAAACGAAAATTTTTGCGTCATTTCGAAAATCCCGTCATGCTAATTCGGGATTCGAAATGGCATGTATGTGTATTTTGCAAAACTCTGTTTAAGTGACATGTACGCAACCAATTCCCCTAAAGTTGCATTTAAAATTCCAAGGCAACAAAGCCTCACCCAAAACCAACCGCAACGCGCGCAAAGTAATTTTTTCGCTGTTTACGCCAATCATCGCAGAAAAATGATTAAACAAATTATTTTGAGAGAAAAGTTAAGCAAATCGGCACTAATTACGCCAGAGGCTGTCCCAAAAGCGATATTAAATGAATGTTTATAAAAAAATAGGAAAAAGTTTACAATAGCCCTCACTCCCCGCCCCCCCTTCTTCCAGAATAATAGTCTGGGAGAGATGAACGCTGAACGTGGACAGTTGCCATTCAACCATTCAACTAATCAACTAATCAACCATTTCTGCGGCACAAAAATTTTCGAATCCCGCCCGTGATGACCGAATCTTTCAAGGGAAGTATCCTAATCTGGCATAAATTTTATCTTTTCTGCGGACGTCCTGCATGAGTTAACGGTCAATACACAAATTTCAATTACAGAAAATGTTCATTTTTGCCGATACTTTTTTTTGAAAAATAAAAACAGATTGCTAACTTATTAGCTCATCAAAAATAAATATCATTAACGCTTTAACGTATGGAGTAACAGGTAAATGAAACGGCGCTTTATTCTACTTTTTCTGCTTTTAACGGTATTCAATTCGTGGGCTCTGGCGCAGGGAGGTCGTTCTTTGCCGGACGTTTTACAGGCTGTTAAAGTAAACAAGCCGCCAAAAGTCGATGGGATTTTAAACGAACCCTGCTGGCAAAAGGCGCCTAAAATTTCCAACTTTACGCAAAGGGAGCTAAACGAAGGACAACCGGCTACAGAAAAAACGGAAGTGGCTGTAGTTTATACGGCCGAGGCGCTTTACATCGGCGTTTGGTGCTACGATAGCGAGCCACAAAAGATTATTGCCAAAGAGATGAAACGCGATTTTTTCTCACGCAGCGAAGACAGTTTTGAAATTGTGCTGGACACCTATCACGATCGGCGCAACGGCTATCTTTTTGTAATCAACCCCAATGGGGCCCGACGCGATGTTTTGATTGGCGACGAAGGTAAACAAATAAATTTGAGCTGGAACGGTGTGTGGGATGTGGCTACCAAAATAACCGAAGAAGGCTGGTTTGCAGAAATTGAAATCCCTTTTTCCACTTTAAATTTTCCGGATAAAGATGAACAGATCTGGGGCATCAATTTTGAGCGCAATATTCGCCGCAAAAACGAGCAGGTACTCTGGCAGGCCTGGTCTCGCGATTACGACATCGAAATGCTCTCGCTGGCCGGTAAGCTGGTCGGGCTGCGCGGGATCACCAATCGGACGCCCTGGGAATTCAAACCATACGCCACTCTGGGGCTGCAGAATGAAAGGGACACAGGTTTTGACAACATCGCCAAGTTTGGCGGAGATGTTAATTACCGAATCACATCCAATTTAAAATTAAACATAACGGTTCATACCGATTTTGCCCAGGTGGAAGCCGACCGGGCGCGCATCAATTTAACGCGCTTTTCGTTGTACTACCCGGAAAAGCGGCAGTTTTTTCTGGAAGGCAAGTCGGTTTTTGATTTTCGCGTAGATCGTCTGGCGCAGGTCTTTTACAGCCGGCGCATTGGCCTGCATGAGGGAGAAGAAATACCCATCATCGGCGGTTTACGATTGCTGGGTAAAGAAGGCGGCACCAGCATCGGCGCTTTATCCATCCAGACGGCTAAAAAAGGCGATCAGCCATCAACCAATTATTCGGTACTGCGCATTAAGCAGGATATTCTGTGGCAATCTTATGTGGGAATAATCGGAACGGCCAGGAATGCCAGAGATACGTCCAATTATGTTGGCGGCGTGGATTTTGGCTACGCAACGTCCAGCTTTTTGGGCGACAAAAATTTACAGTTTGGCGCTGCGCTGGCCGGCTCGCGCACCGATGGCGAAAAAATGGAAGATAATCTGGGCTACAAAGTCTATTTTAGCCTGCCTAACGATTTTATTGAATACGACCTGGCCTATCGCGTGGTTGAAAAAAATTTCAATCCGGAGGTCGGTTTTTTACGTCGCAGCAACTATCGCCATTTGTACACGGAGTTGCAGATAAATCCCCGCCCATCTTTTTTGCCCTGGGTGCGCAAGCTGGAATTTAAACCGCTGGATGTGGATTACTACTGGAATAACGACACGGGCGCCCTGGAGTCCTTCGAAGCGGAATGGCGTCCGCTGGGAATTGGGCCAAAGAGCGGCGACTGGTTTGAATACAACATTCAAAGAATCTTCGATCGGCCAACCGTCGCCTTTGAACTGCATGACGGGGTGATTATTGAACCGGGCAATTACTGGAATACGCGCCATGAAATAAAGTTTTTTAGTTTCGGGGGACGTCGTCTGTTTGTTGGCAACTCAACCAGCTGGGGAGGATATTACAACGGAAAACGCACCTCCAGTTTTTTTATGACGCGCCTCAACATCAATCGCCATCTTAATTTAACTGCCGATTACGCCTTCAATTATCTTCGTTTTGAAGAAGCCGATTTTACAACCCATGAAGTGGGCGGCCGCGTGGAATATGCTTTTAATCCAAAATTGATTACTTCACTTTACGGACAATGGAACAACGATGATCAGGAAATTCTATTGAATTTTCGCTTAAGCTGGATTCCAGTCATCGGAAGCGATTTTTATTTTGTAATCAATCAGGTCTGGGATACGTCGGATTCCCGCGTGAAGCTACAGGATATTGCCATTCTCTCTAAAATTGTCTGGCGATTTGTCCGTTAAAAGCTCATTTTAGAAACGATTAAATTTTTTAACGATTGCGCCGGACTGTAATCGGGCTTCAGGTTCAGGGCCTTGTTGCAATCGGCCAGGGCTTTTGGGAAATCTTGCAAATCGAAATAGGTGAGGGCGCGCATGTGGTAGCCCTCGTGCTGGTAGGCGTCAATTTCCAGTGAATGACCGAAATCTTTTAAGGCAAGATCGTATTTCTTTAACATTCGGTAAGCCAATCCACGATTATTCAACGCTCTCAGATTCTGGGAATCGAATTTGTAAGCCTGGGTAAAATCTTTAATGGCTTTTTCGTATTCGCCCAGAACAAAATAAGCCATGCCCCGATGGTTGTAAACAATGGAACGGATGGCCGGTTTGAGCTTTTGCCTTAGCAGTTGCGAGTAAATTTGGATGGCCTTGGGAAACTGTTGTTTACTGTGAGCCTCCAGCGCCTCAAACAATTGCTTTTCAACGCTCGATTTAGAAATAATGGCCGCCGGCAGATCGATTTCTTCAAAGGCGCTGTGACCGTTCCCGGGAATAACCGAACCGTTTGGCAGCAGAATCTTTTGCGTCATGGTGTAGTCGCACTTTTCGCGCAGGGTTTTAATGGCCTTCTGGTAATCGCGAATTTCCTGAAAAATAATGTCGCTTAATGTCAACGTGGCGTTTAATGATGCCAGTTTTCGTTTGATCGGCTCGTTTAACATGGTAAAGTTGGCCTTATAAATCAACTCGTGCTCCACTTCGGCCCAGGCATCCTGCAAAATGGTTCGCAGCTGCAGTTCACAGGTGCGGCCGCTGTACGGAATAAAGCCATTAAACTGATCTTCCGGCAGTTCAATGGTCAAATGGATGGATTCGTAGCTGAATTCATTAATCGGTTTTCCCGCGCTTTTGTGTTCAATTTCAATGACCTTAAAATGACTGCGGATGATGGATTCAACATATTCAATATCTTCCAGAAAAGGGCAAATAATCCGCATGCCAATTAAGTCGTTAATGATGATGGGATTAACCTCCTTTTGACGATAGCGAATCAGTTTCTGGAAGTAGCTGTCAAACGATTTTAAGCGATATTTGATGTTAAAGTTGATGTCGGTTTTAATTAACAGTTTGCGCACCTGACGGTACAGACGATTTAAATTGTTTTCGTAATCGTGGCGGTAGCGTTCATAAAGGATTAAGAGCCGCTGGCGTTCGGAGACGGAAGGTTTTAATTGAATGCCGCTTTCCATTTTTTGAGGCTCCTTTAATTTTATACTAAACCGGGTAACGGTTAATTTAATATGAAATCAAATTAACCACAATGTTTTGACCGTGCGAACAATTTTTACGATATTTTCAAATTGATTCGCTTGTTTTTACGCCAAAGGCCCTCTTTAGTTCGTAATGGTTTTCCCATGCAATTGCTTTGCCCAATATTGCCCGTTTTCTCTTGAAAGCAATCGCTAAAATGTTTAATCTTGCGCAGGACATTAAAATGATTGAAGACAATGAACGTAAAAATCTGGTTGATTCTGTTTTTTTGCCTGACAGGAGTTCGCGCTCAAAAAAACAGCTTTTTAATTGTTGAAAAGCCGGAGTCTTTAAAGTTGCTAAATGTTTACCGGCAGGAGATGGATGAATCGGAAAAAAGACAATTGGGAAGATTTGTTCCCATGCGCCTGGGTCAGGTTACAACATTTGCGGACGGGGTAACTCAGGCTTATCGCGTAAACATTTTGAACCGCCTTTTGTATTTGTTGATCGATTCCGAAGGGCAACCCGTTAATCTGGCAAACGCCGGTTTTTCACGATGGGAGTATGGGGTACGTGTTTTACAGGACACGGTAGAAATTCAGCCCGGTTATGATTTACAGCTTTTGAATCCTAAAACCCACAAACCCATGGCCAGCCTGCAAGCCGGACAGCTGCTGGTTAGAATATTCAGCAAGCGCAATGTGTATTACGTGGCTTTGCTTTCCGATCCCCCGCGTTACGGGCAGCTAAAACGGCCGCCTGCAGGAGCATGGAAAAAGATTCGACCGGAAGTGGTGCAAAAAAACAGGACGTTTAGTAAAATGCTGCAGGAGGTGCGCTTTGTCATGCAGGCCAAAAATGAAGTGTACAAAAAGTTGTATCTCTTTTTCCGGCCGGAAAAGTCAAGCGAAATTTTACCGCAATGGAAAGTAACTGCAGAAGGCGAAGTGATCAAACTAACGTTCAACCGTCCGGAGCTTCTTGAAAAGTGGCCAAAAAGCGCGCATCTTTTGTTTCGTGAAATAAAAGCCATGGCCGAACGAAACGGTTTTAAAGTACAAAAGAAAAACGCCTTTAACTGGCACATTGGCAAATGGAGTCAACCGTGAAAAAAATACTACTGCCCCATTTGCTAAGCGCCCTGTTTGTTAGCGTTTTGCTTCTGACGCTGGCGTTTATTTTAAGGCCCGTGGCGCCTTTCTCCCGGCCCGTTTCTGACGAGCTGAAGGCCTTGCAACAATTAAACCTGAATCCTCAGGATGCTTTTCAATATCAACTGTATCACGAAATGGCGCGCACCCTGACCGGTCCGGACTCTGTTCGTTACTTCGAACTATGGCGGCAACTTGTTTCAGAGGCTGGGTCTGAGCGCCTGCTGGAACAAAAGCAATATCAGCAACGGCTGGCTTACCGCAAATCTTTTGGCAGCCTGTTGGGGATGTATGTAAAGTTTGTTTTTGTTTTCCTGATTGTCATGGCAGCAACCTATTACGGCGTTCAAACCCTGGGCCTGTATTTTTTTGTGCGGCGTCAACAAATGCGTCCGCCCGATTTTTACCGCCTGTTCTTTTTGCTGCGCCAGGGGTTGATCCGATCGGACGGCAAACTCCTTACTGACGCTCTTAGAGTACTGATTCGGATTGGCGCCAGGGCCATGTTTTTTTTACTCTTTTTTGCGCCGGCTTACGTGGTGGCCTACTCCCTTAAATCAGATTTTACTTCGCAATCGATTTTATTTTTAATCGTACTGGGCGTTTTGACCAACGGCCTGCTGATTACCTATGCCACCAAGTTTTACCATTTTTTATTGAACGAAAGCCAGAAAGGTTACGTACGTACGGCCATCGTTAAAAATTTGAGCAATGATTACCAGTTTAAAGGAAAAAACGGCATTGCGCCGCATCAAATCTTTGCTTTAAAAAAACAATTTAAAGGCCATGTGCTGCAACACATATACATGAACAGCGCTTTTCAATATGTGGCCACCTTTAAAGAGCAGGCGGCTTTTGTGATTAGCAGTCTGGTGATCATCGAAATGGCTTTAAATATTCACGGCCACCTGAGTTATGAGTTGCTACAACAACTGCTTTACCGCAATTTTGATCAGGCTCTGTACATGGTGCTCGGACTCTATCTGCTGGTCAAAGCGACGGAGATATTTACGGATTTTCTGGTTTTTAAAAAACGGCAGAGGTTTGAAAAGGGATGAATTCTATTTTAAAGATCATAAAATCGGGATTAGATTTAATTCGCCGCGCTTTCATTGGGTTGCTGCGCCTGATGGAGCGCATTACTTTGCGGGCACACACACGTCAGGCTGAAAGCTGGCTCGTCTTCTGGCTGGCTGGTCTTTCGTTTTTGTGGCTGTGGGATTTTTTCTTTTTGAACCAGCCCGCTTTTCAGGCTCTGAACCAGGCCTTTGTACACACCGTTTTTGTGGCCTTTGCGGTGGTGGTTTTTGCCTTTTTTCAGGCCTGGGGCTGGCTGATGATTGTTCACTTTTTAGAAGAAAACGAACACAAGCGCGTGTTAGCCGCCGTGCATTTCCTGTTAAATGTGGTTCGTTCCGTTCCGCAAATTGTGGGCATTCTGTTTGGCTACATTGTTTTAACCCTGTGGGTGGCAAAAGGCGCCCTGAGCCATGACGTTGAAATTCTGCTTTTAATGGCTTTGTTTATTAGTATTTTTGTTTTTCTGGAAGTGCTTGACCTGTTACGCGAGCGGATCAAATATTTTCAAAAACTGGATTTTTACAATGCCATGCGTGTTTGCGGCGTTTCCAGCTGGCGCATCATCAATTACGATATCATTTACAAAAACAGTCTTGCTCATCTGATGAACAAGGCCATTGGGGTGTTTGCCGCCGCCATTTTTTTACAATGCAGCGTGGATTTTATTATTTCCGTTGGCCTTTCCACGCAGGTCAATGCGCTTAACTTCCCGGTTACGCTGGGAAGTTTGCTGGCTACGATCGACAGTAAACAGGATATTCTGGCCATTAGCTACACTCTCACCCATCCCGGCTATTTACCCAATTTGTTTTTTAGACACTTACTGGGAATCAGTGTGGCGTTTATGATTATTTTTTCTTTGCTTAGTTTGTTTAAAATCACCAACGCGCTGGCAGAACGGTTGGAAGGATGAATTTACGCTACAAAATAGAGATCGCGACATTCAGACATCCGCTGGTAAAAGTGGAAGATTTTACCATTGAGTCTGGTAAGATTACCTTTTTGTTCGGCGAATCGGGCATTGGTAAAACGTTATTGGCCCAGACGATTTTTGGGCTGGTCAGTCCCCGCAACCTGCGCATCATAATCAATGGCCAGACTTATTTTCAATATCTGCAGTCGCAAAGATTAAAAATTTTACAACAAAACGGTTTTTACGTTTTTCAGGAACCTTCCACGCATTTAAATCCATTGATGACCCTGGAGGAGCAATTGAACGAAGGCAGCCTGGCCACCAGTGAGGACGATCGCGACATTCTGGAAAGTTTATGGGCCGCGCCGTTTGAAACGCACATCCGCCCTCTGTTGCGCATTTA
This sequence is a window from Caldithrix abyssi DSM 13497. Protein-coding genes within it:
- a CDS encoding DnaJ C-terminal domain-containing protein; the encoded protein is MKKDYYEILGVSKTASAEEIKKAYRKLAAKYHPDKNPGDKQAEEMFKQINEAHSVLTDPEKRKLYDRYGENWKQFEQMDEKTRQQYEKYQQYQQQQHYNFAGSDNNGHYEFAFGDIFGDAFGGGFGDDIFGAFFGGRKRSPFGSDYAQSYAMPGQDVHAELEISLEEAYHGTTRLFKINDQTIKLKIKPGTKDGQILKLKGKGNPGINGGPNGDLLITVRLKPHPVFTRSGDDLHMELPIDLYTAVLGGSAQIQTLKGKVKVNIPAESNNGKIIRLPGLGMPKDASKTRFGDLYIKLNVQIPQNLSEKEKQLFRELARLRK
- a CDS encoding Hsp20/alpha crystallin family protein, yielding MAIRDLIQGNFLKKNVPVRREEWISPFYSLQKEINRIFDNFFNEITSDRFFGDVSGSFVPSVDVKEKDKEIIVTAELPGMDAEDIEINISDDVLTLRGEKREEKEEKEGNFYRRECSYGSFHRDIPLPAEIDPDKVEAEFKRGVLKVRLPKKPESERKAKKIEVKTK
- a CDS encoding Hsp20/alpha crystallin family protein — encoded protein: MADKKTLQKRESDKLEKVERTRDRKVFAPAVDIYETNEAIILVAEMPGVDEKTIDVTLDNDVLTLRGQVNYDIPEGYELVYNEYDLGDYERSFTVNEYIDVDKIEAEYHNGVLTVTLPKAEPVKAKKVQVKVK
- a CDS encoding Hsp20/alpha crystallin family protein, translated to MTLARMWQVDPWRELDRIHDEMNRLFRDTFSRVAVRRYPAINMWVKDDQAIVTAELPGFDPDKLEITVLNDELHIKGERKLPEPEKDVTFHRKEIDVDSFQRTISLPYAVENDKVEANFEKGVLTIVLPRAEADKPRKIQVKSK
- a CDS encoding J domain-containing protein is translated as MKDYYKILGVKRTATTREIKSAYRDLVKRHHPDKTGRCEEDEQIKEINEAYHTLIDPQKRKTYNENLGETIKVNVVGYDKSGKKSMKSTWRGRPEPLIPRKETGAGNFDSILEEELRYFERLRRYLLRRFFDDDFFF
- a CDS encoding glycosyltransferase family 2 protein translates to MKISVIIPVYNRPQMVKRAIESVLAQTEAAHEILVINDGSTDETPRILEKFGTRITVVNQPHKGVSAARNTGIRLARGEWIALLDSDDEWLPEKLAMAREFHESHPQYLIFQSQEIWIRHGKRVNPKKKHQKYGGWIFRQSLPLCIVSPSAVVIHQSVFKKVGLFDENFPVCEDYDLWLRVARLFPIGLDSRPGIVKYGGHEDQLSRKYWGMDYYRVLAIEKHLKENNLPPDLRQAALEEVLKKLQVLISGYQKRGRRNFQLEEKWRRYREQLISLKENL
- a CDS encoding purine or other phosphorylase family 1, whose protein sequence is MLTIVSALRAETEPIIHAMPRVEALPCGAGSLRRYRHFDLLRVGVGEQRAVQSFKAYLERYRPSQVVLMGFAGALNAQVSIGQVFAIEKIIHAGSSQTLALPVPETFGRLARASLLTVAKALTDGGEKNKFREQFKTDLVDMESFYLAALCHERHIECFALKGVSDLADSAANMQFKKNFKSVSLILFETLKSILQIEK